In a genomic window of Quercus lobata isolate SW786 chromosome 4, ValleyOak3.0 Primary Assembly, whole genome shotgun sequence:
- the LOC115984628 gene encoding uncharacterized protein LOC115984628, which translates to MRPRSHPEGFSFDESNDISSNSKSEITQPWHFNGRCPEGTIPIRRTNEEDLLRANYGRKKHNTVPNVDDSSVLHEYATLREQGDRYHGMNAEINVWNPQVQAAEFSLAQFWMEGVDNNGVFIDSIEAGKQVYYDLYNDHETRLFTYWTSDAYQHTGCYNLMCPGFVQVDARLALGASFTPYSEYAGVQKSVNFFVFKDDEGYWWLHLNNMYLIGYWPSSLFSVLSDSATSVSWGGEVVNVKFGGQHTITQMGSGHFAEEGPSRASFFRNLKVMDAHQLLRGPRDNQRAVTHPTCYNFLKGEGDDFFYYGGPGRNIDCP; encoded by the exons ATGAGACCCCGTTCTCATCCAGAAGGGTTTTCATTCGATGAGAGCAACGACATCTCTTCAAACTCCAAGTCTGAAATTACTCAGCCATGGCACTTCAATGGAAGGTGCCCAGAAGGAACCATTCCCATAAGAAGAACTAATGAAGAGGATTTATTAAGGGCAAATTATGGTAGGAAAAAACACAATACCGTCCCTAATGTTGATGATTCATCAGTTCTCCATGAG TATGCAACGCTTAGAGAGCAAGGAGATAGGTATCATGGGATGAATGCAGAAATAAACGTGTGGAATCCCCAAGTCCAGGCTGCAGAGTTCAGCTTGGCTCAATTCTGGATGGAAGGTGTTGATAATAATGGTGTATTCATTGATTCAATTGAAGCTGGT AAACAGGTCTACTATGATCTATATAATGATCACGAGACTAGACTCTTCACGTATTGGACT AGTGATGCATATCAACACACAGGCTGCTACAATCTGATGTGCCCTGGCTTTGTTCAAGTCGACGCCCGGTTGGCGCTTGGGGCTAGCTTCACACCTTATTCCGAATATGCTGGTGTCCAAAAGTCAGTCAACTTCTTTGTCTTTAAG GACGATGAAGGATATTGGTGGCTGCATCTAAATAATATGTATCTAATAGGATATTGGCCATCCTCCCTATTCTCGGTCCTGTCTGATAGCGCTACATCGGTTTCATGGGGAGGAGAGGTGGTAAACGTAAAATTTGGTGGGCAGCACACCATAACACAAATGGGCAGTGGCCATTTCGCTGAAGAAGGGCCCAGTAGGGCTAGTTTCTTCCGAAATCTCAAAGTTATGGATGCTCATCAACTTCTCAGGGGACCCAGGGACAATCAAAGAGCCGTTACGCATCCCACTTGCTATAATTTCTTAAAAGGGGAAGGGGACGACTTCTTTTATTATGGTGGTCCTGGTAGAAACATTGATTGTCCATGa